In Streptomyces capitiformicae, one genomic interval encodes:
- a CDS encoding streptophobe family protein, giving the protein MSKQNVGHGIGHGRSVPWGEVLFSAIAAVSWALIGMAGTAALGLHLLEADSAGELGPMTAAVVALGAGGSVTPSGDVSVFGLEGAQTTTAIEITPLGVSLVGALLLSWFFLRSLRGAGVVVSSAELLVRAGMVVGLFVALMGGLAWAGHSVITLDGSELGLDELPGGEDLGGIEIPGLGDVGDIGGGLLPDRLGDLADANAEVGFTVDTAPTLLGGLLWCVGVLLIALLASRRTPLPRGFEAVHRVVRPAVSALVTVLLVAVLAGLAAAAYAASGDPHPKRIAGAALLGAPNGVWLGVPIGLFVPWDGKATGALASVLPDPLDELLRVNADEPVTLGRLAELDGRVWLLGVAAALMMLYAGVLTAVRTPFVRESAAAAAGGAGGADVRGGGALGFAGRCALRLGVATAVALPVLVLATEVSVDASLAVFGIDAFDAGIELRGQTAMALVLGVLWGAGAGGAGALLACATGAAGRRAAPLAWGDTGAAGAAGAVESYAAGSGSGPYTPGTPYRPPNPDTNPYLRLPEGLRKPGESRGPRESREHGGPPRPGGSRGSWGPREDGRGAAGRAGEQGPADMYGVPTADRPFPPPRRPGQRPGSGSGSGSGTWPAPPPPPPPPPPGDTPPPGDTPPPSSPPPPPRRG; this is encoded by the coding sequence ATGAGCAAACAGAACGTTGGCCATGGCATCGGTCATGGCAGGAGCGTGCCGTGGGGGGAGGTCCTGTTCTCCGCGATCGCCGCCGTGAGCTGGGCGTTGATCGGGATGGCGGGTACGGCGGCGCTCGGTCTGCATCTGCTGGAAGCCGACTCGGCGGGCGAACTGGGGCCCATGACGGCGGCGGTTGTGGCCCTCGGGGCGGGTGGGTCGGTGACACCGTCCGGGGATGTGTCCGTCTTTGGCCTGGAAGGGGCCCAGACGACGACCGCCATCGAGATCACGCCACTGGGTGTGAGCCTGGTGGGGGCGCTCCTGTTGTCGTGGTTCTTCCTGCGGTCCCTGCGGGGAGCGGGAGTTGTCGTCTCCTCGGCCGAACTCCTTGTGCGCGCGGGCATGGTGGTCGGGCTCTTCGTGGCGCTGATGGGCGGGCTGGCATGGGCCGGACACTCGGTCATCACCCTCGACGGGAGCGAGCTGGGCCTCGATGAGCTGCCGGGGGGCGAGGACCTGGGCGGTATAGAGATCCCCGGGCTCGGCGATGTCGGGGACATCGGGGGCGGCCTGCTGCCGGACCGGCTCGGAGACCTCGCCGACGCGAACGCCGAGGTGGGCTTCACCGTCGACACCGCGCCCACTCTGCTCGGCGGCCTGCTCTGGTGCGTCGGCGTGCTGCTCATCGCCCTGCTGGCCTCGCGCCGCACTCCCCTGCCGCGCGGTTTCGAAGCCGTGCACCGGGTGGTACGGCCGGCCGTGTCCGCGCTGGTCACTGTGCTGTTGGTGGCGGTTCTGGCCGGGCTCGCGGCGGCGGCCTACGCGGCGTCCGGCGACCCCCACCCCAAGCGCATCGCGGGCGCGGCTCTGCTGGGAGCGCCCAACGGTGTCTGGCTGGGCGTCCCCATCGGCCTGTTCGTCCCCTGGGACGGCAAGGCCACCGGCGCCCTCGCCTCCGTGCTGCCCGACCCCCTCGACGAGCTGCTGCGCGTCAACGCCGACGAGCCCGTCACCCTCGGCCGTCTCGCCGAACTCGACGGCCGAGTCTGGCTGTTGGGGGTCGCGGCCGCTCTGATGATGTTGTACGCGGGGGTGTTGACCGCCGTGCGTACGCCTTTCGTACGGGAATCCGCTGCCGCCGCTGCGGGGGGTGCGGGCGGTGCGGATGTACGGGGCGGGGGTGCGCTCGGGTTCGCCGGGCGCTGCGCACTTCGGCTCGGGGTCGCCACGGCGGTGGCACTGCCGGTGCTTGTCCTGGCGACGGAGGTGTCGGTGGACGCCTCGCTGGCCGTGTTCGGCATCGACGCGTTCGACGCGGGCATCGAGTTGCGCGGGCAGACGGCGATGGCGTTGGTGCTGGGTGTGTTGTGGGGTGCGGGTGCGGGGGGCGCCGGGGCGTTGCTGGCCTGCGCGACGGGGGCGGCGGGGCGGCGGGCGGCGCCGTTGGCCTGGGGGGACACGGGGGCCGCGGGGGCCGCGGGGGCCGTGGAGTCGTATGCGGCGGGCTCCGGGTCGGGGCCGTATACGCCGGGGACGCCTTATCGGCCGCCGAACCCGGACACGAATCCGTATCTGCGGCTGCCGGAGGGGTTGCGCAAGCCTGGGGAGAGTCGGGGGCCTCGGGAGTCGCGGGAGCATGGCGGGCCCCCGCGGCCCGGGGGGTCTCGCGGATCCTGGGGTCCGCGGGAGGACGGACGGGGGGCGGCCGGGCGGGCCGGGGAGCAGGGGCCTGCGGACATGTACGGCGTGCCCACGGCGGACAGGCCGTTCCCGCCGCCTCGGCGGCCGGGGCAGCGGCCGGGATCAGGGTCAGGCTCGGGGTCGGGTACCTGGCCGGCGCCGCCACCGCCACCGCCACCGCCACCGCCGGGCGATACGCCTCCGCCGGGTGATACGCCTCCGCCGTCTTCTCCGCCGCCCCCGCCCCGTAGGGGTTGA